Proteins found in one Odontesthes bonariensis isolate fOdoBon6 chromosome 11, fOdoBon6.hap1, whole genome shotgun sequence genomic segment:
- the LOC142391161 gene encoding neoverrucotoxin subunit alpha-like: MTGSMCSTVPPASAGMGPAHSRCYFWSPETCDSYFPAFRVEPAGERWLTPGLRKYSCQLTIDTNTVNRDLKLSDSNRKVTHVEQVQSYPAHPDRFDDWCPQLLCRNVLTGRCYWEVEWRGGVDISVSYRGISRRGGGRDCWFGRNDQSWSLSCSDGGYYSVWHNERDTLISSSSSSSSSSSSSSSSSSSSSSSPSSVCNRAAVYVDRPAGTLSFYRVSSDTLIHLHTFSTTFTEEPLHPGFGFWSPGSWLSLC; the protein is encoded by the exons ATGACTGGCAGCATGTGCTCCACCGTTCCTCCAGCATCAGCTGGAATGGGACCGGCTCATTCTAGATGCTATTTCTGGAGTCCTGAAACATGTGACAGTTATTTTcctgctttcagggtggagcctgctggagaacgatggctgacaccagggctgaggaagt attcctgccaactcacaatcgacacaaacacagtgaacagagacctgaaactgtctgacagcaacaggaaggtgacacatgTGGAGCaggttcagtcatatcctgctcatccagacaggtttgatGACTGGtgtcctcagctgctgtgtagaaatgttctgactggtcgctgttactgggaggtcgagtggagaggaggagttgatatatcagtgagttacagaggaatcagcaggagaggaggaggcagagactGTTGGTTTGGAAGGAAcgatcagtcctggagtctgagctgctctgatggaggttattACTCTGTCTGGCACAATGAGAGAGATACACtgatctcctcctcctcctcctcctcctcctcctcctcctcctcctcctcctcctcctcctcctcctcctcctccccctcctctgtctgtaacagagcagcagtgtatgtggaccgtcctgctggcactctgtccttctacagagtctcctctgacacactgatccacctccacaccttcagcaccacattcactgaagaacctctgcatcctggatttgGGTTCTGGTCACCTGGttcctggttgtctctgtgctga